In one Moritella sp. 5 genomic region, the following are encoded:
- a CDS encoding alanine dehydrogenase, with protein MLDNSARYSSIALAKEIESPENPEGLEKRVALIPSDVGLLVQAGIKVYVETGAGDGVGFSDEEYLANNAIMQTAEQIYVNKSLIIKFKGPAIASVEQIKEGCTLFCMAHFHSYPDRAKLLQDKRINVIAMEEIHESPKYEPDHKILARVAMNAVLTPFINAQSIGDLQVRVIGWSERLRGGIKRAGNRSPRSLRVIQPTLSYDELDAVGPNALYFYDSQTFNDQQDILLLLHNAGTHLFDVTEFEREYGQQAMSAYRDSHPPLEFGLRRIKCLHETGQAGARYGLSLLKKHKPSVDISNIKAVILGYGNVGQGALDELHQQGVKHIHVLGRAQTAKGNIDYWLQDADIVINGAEQSPELRGKNFLITNQHVKSLIPENSVVIDLVGGSATNRSPVEPVVSCSFLTQPYFIQDGVLISSLWGWPMMGMMRETAVRYSGQITDVLIGREKLIDGLDKLTPGVKRALVCGPF; from the coding sequence ATGTTAGATAATTCAGCACGTTATTCATCCATCGCACTGGCTAAAGAAATAGAGTCTCCTGAGAATCCAGAAGGGCTAGAGAAGCGCGTTGCTTTGATACCGAGTGATGTAGGTCTGCTTGTTCAAGCGGGTATTAAAGTTTATGTTGAGACTGGTGCTGGCGACGGTGTCGGTTTTAGTGATGAAGAATATTTAGCAAATAACGCGATAATGCAAACTGCGGAACAAATTTATGTGAATAAATCACTGATTATTAAATTTAAAGGCCCAGCTATCGCTTCTGTAGAGCAAATAAAAGAAGGCTGTACTTTATTCTGCATGGCTCATTTTCATTCCTACCCAGACCGCGCTAAATTGCTGCAAGATAAACGTATTAACGTTATTGCGATGGAAGAAATACATGAGTCACCTAAGTATGAACCTGATCATAAGATCCTTGCTCGTGTAGCGATGAATGCCGTATTAACCCCTTTTATCAATGCGCAAAGTATCGGTGATTTACAAGTCAGAGTTATTGGTTGGAGTGAACGATTACGAGGAGGTATAAAGCGAGCTGGAAATCGTTCTCCGCGTTCATTACGGGTCATTCAACCGACACTTTCATATGATGAGCTAGATGCTGTAGGCCCTAATGCGCTGTATTTCTATGACAGTCAGACCTTTAACGATCAACAAGACATATTGCTACTGCTACACAATGCGGGTACTCATCTTTTTGATGTGACTGAATTTGAACGTGAGTATGGACAACAAGCAATGTCAGCTTACCGAGACAGCCACCCACCACTCGAATTTGGCTTACGTCGTATAAAATGTTTGCATGAAACAGGTCAAGCTGGTGCCAGATATGGGCTGTCGTTGTTGAAAAAGCATAAACCGTCTGTGGATATTAGCAATATTAAAGCCGTTATCCTTGGTTATGGCAATGTCGGGCAGGGGGCGCTAGATGAATTACACCAACAGGGTGTTAAACATATTCATGTATTAGGTCGGGCTCAAACAGCTAAAGGTAACATCGATTATTGGTTGCAGGATGCTGATATCGTGATTAACGGTGCCGAACAGTCGCCTGAGCTTAGGGGCAAGAATTTTTTAATCACTAACCAACATGTGAAATCGTTAATCCCAGAAAACTCGGTGGTTATTGATTTAGTGGGGGGCAGTGCGACTAATCGTAGTCCGGTAGAACCTGTGGTTAGTTGTAGTTTCTTGACTCAGCCTTATTTTATTCAAGACGGTGTTTTGATCTCATCTTTATGGGGTTGGCCAATGATGGGCATGATGCGTGAAACGGCGGTTCGCTATTCAGGGCAAATTACCGATGTATTGATTGGTCGTGAGAAATTGATTGATGGGCTTGATAAGTTAACGCCGGGTGTGAAACGCGCTTTGGTTTGCGGGCCATTTTAG